The Abyssibacter profundi DNA segment GCTGGAGATCACCACCGATCCAGCGGCCCTGGCGGGCTGTGATCTGGTCCTCGTCACCACCAAAAGTCACGATACCGAACCCATGGCGCGCTCCCTGGCGCCGCATCTCAATAACGGAACCACAGTGGTCAGCTTCCAGAACGGTGTCCGCAACCCGGCCGTGCTGCGTGAGCGCCTGCCCGGCATGCATGTCCTGGCCGGCATGGTGCCCTACAACGTGATCTGGACCGACGCGGCTCATTTTCACCAGGGCACCAGCGGATCACTGGTGGTGGAGACGGGCGAGCCGCTGGACCATGTAGCGCGTGCGGTGGGCGAAGCGTTCAAGCAGGCCGAGCTGCCCATGGTGCTCGATGAGGACATCGATGCCGTGCAGTGGGGCAAGCTGGTGGTCAATCTCAACAACGCCACCAATGCGCTCTCCGGTCTGCCCTTGCAGGAACAGCTGGCCGACCGTGACTACCGTCGGGCGACCGCCGCCGCACAACGCGAAGCCCTGGCCCTGATCACCGCCGCCGGCTTCGCCGTGAAACGCTCCGGCAAGATGCTGCCGACGCTCATGCCCAAGATTCTCGTCGCGC contains these protein-coding regions:
- a CDS encoding 2-dehydropantoate 2-reductase, with protein sequence MRNPVTIGVAGAGSIGAYLGGRLAAAGHRVVLLGRQRLADAVADQGLRLTALDGFDQTVGADALEITTDPAALAGCDLVLVTTKSHDTEPMARSLAPHLNNGTTVVSFQNGVRNPAVLRERLPGMHVLAGMVPYNVIWTDAAHFHQGTSGSLVVETGEPLDHVARAVGEAFKQAELPMVLDEDIDAVQWGKLVVNLNNATNALSGLPLQEQLADRDYRRATAAAQREALALITAAGFAVKRSGKMLPTLMPKILVAPDWLFRRVAAGMVKVDPQARSSMWEDLTRGRKTEIDYLNGEIVRLAESIGRQAPVNAAVCRLIHAAEQAQASPQIGSQALLEQLGVRA